The stretch of DNA CTCCTCTGAACTCATTGTCCTCTATGAGTAAGGAAGTTACGAAGAATTCATGGTAAAATTTTATACCATCATATTTGAGCGCCGTATCGTAGAGCGTGTGCATAGCATATAGCCCCGTTTTATCTGCTGCGAAGCATGCCCTCGGGAAACTGTGCCCACCGAAGGGCCTCTGAGCGATCCTCCCATCACTCCTTCTAGCCCAAGGCATCCCCCAATGCTCTAATTGATAGATCTCCTGAGGCGCGAGTCTCACGAACAGCTCCACTGCATCCTGATCCGCGAGCCATGCCGCACCCTTAATCGTATCGTAAGCGTGAAGATCGAAGCTGTCCCCTTCATCTGGATATAGAACAGCCCCTGTGCCGCCTGCATAAGCTACAGAATGAGATCTCATCGCATGAACCTTCGTCAAGACGCTCACATTCAGTTTATCATTACTCCTCCTCGCGGCTTCTATAGCTGCTCTCAAACCAGCTAATCCTGATCCTATGATAACGACATCGCTCTCTATTACCTCCGCCAAGGCATACCCTCCCATCTACGGGTAATTCATTTATCAATTTTCAGGTCAGTCAATAAGATAAATGTTTCGTCCACTACTCTTATAAATTTATTTTAGTTAGGCATTTTATTTAATAAAATTTTTATTTATGATGCACATTATATATGATATTTCATTAAAATCGAGAAGTAATTTTAATATTTTTAGTTAAGCAGCTCCTCAGGGGGGATAGGAGTGAGTATACATCATCTCTACTCCGTAATGAATACGCTCCAAGCGAGGATAGGGACTGTTGAACAACTTTGGATATGTGTTGGTTTATTTGCACTATTCATCATAGGATTAGTGATATATTACTGTTACTCGAAGAGCCTAGGATTCCCTGAAGGGTGATGCGAATGGTGGAGATGACTAGGAGGGATTTCATAAAGGCGAGTGTCGTGACTTCAGTAGCTTTAGCTGCTGCATCCCTCGGAATTCCCCTGATCCAATATATTTCCTCTGAACGCGTGATCACTGGGAAGATAGGGGCTGGATCGAGCTCCCTACCGCTCAAGATAGCTAACATAAATAATCTCGAGCCAGACTCTCAAATACAATTCACGATGCCCCTCAATCCGGATGGTAGTAGAGGTCAACATCCAGCTATCTTAATAAGGCTCAGACCCGAGTTAGCTCAGAGAGCTGGAACTGAGTTGAAGGCCTTCAGTGCTGTTTGCACTCACTTAGGATGCATAGTCCACTTGGAAAAGAAAGATGACATATACTGCCCCTGTCACGCGGGCTACTTCGATCCCGTTACTGGGGGAGTGCTTGCGGGTCCTCCTAAGAAGCCCCTCCCAGAAGTTGAAATAAGGATAGATGAGAACGGAGATATCTACGCTGAGGGGTGGAAGAAATGAGTTGCGAGGAGAGAAGCTGCATATCTAGGTTCGTTGATTGGTTCATCGATAGATTAGGTATGAAGAGCCTCAAGGAGCTCAAGGTCTATAGGCACACATTGCACCCCCTTTACAGCCTCGGGGGACTGACCACTCTGATGTTAGTGATCCTAGGGATCACCGGGATACTACTACTGATGTTCTACGTCCCAGTCTTCGGGGAGAGTAATCTGGCCTACGATAGTATAGTCAGGATAATGGATAAGGTAGCTTACGGGTCCGTAATAAGGAGTCTTCACAACTACGCGGCTAACCTCATGATACTACTCTCGATGATACACTTCCTCAGAGTCTACTTCATGGGAGCTTATAAGAAGCCACACGAACTGACTTATGTGATCGGGATATTAACAGGACTCCTCGCGATATTGTGCGGTGTGACGGGTTACTCTCTCAGGATGGATCATATAGCTGCTGAAGCTATAAGGATAGGGAATACTCTCGTATCCAACATGCCTGGAGGAAAGTGGATAGCCCCCCTCATATACGGGATAGGCACTTTCGATGAGATAATAGGTAGGTACTTCGCGTACCACATACTTTTAGCAGGACTCATAGCCTTACTAGCGTTAATACATTTCCTGATGGTTCACATGCATCACGCTTCCCCACCTTATGATGGTTCTGATCCCGAGCCAGCAGTCCCGTTCTTCCCCAACCACCTATTGACTGAGATATCAGCGATCTCCGTAGTTATAGGAGCCCTCATAATACTATCGGCAGCCTTCCCAGCGGAACTCGGTCAGAAGTTCCTACCAACAGAAATCCTACCAGTCGGCCAGCCTGAGTGGTATCTGATGGCGATTTATGCTGGGATAAAGACAGGAGTAGATCCATTCCTAGCTTTCGCAGTCGTCCCAGGCATACTATTATTAGTGCTCGTCCTCATGCCATGGATAGATCCAGCATATAGCAGGCACCCTAGGAACAGGAGGATAGCGACCTTATACGGCTCAATACTCTTGGGAGAATTTATAGTATTCACGATATACGGGATCCTAACACCGGGTCAGGAGATCCCGCTCATTTACGCTATAGCAATTGGTTTGGCTACTGCTATAGCGATAGGGCTACCAGTGGCGAAGTGCACTTCGAAGCCAGTCCCCCCTAAGAAGGCACCTAGAGTGAGGAGGGTGAGGCACAGGCCCCAGATACTGAGTCAAGCTAAGTATATCCTACTACTGATCTTGATAGTGCAAGTAGCCTCTCTCGCTCTAGGGGTCAACTCCCACATCCAAGAGCTCTACTCACTCGCCGCTATATACTTCGGGATCTCTATAATGGCATTTGGATGGATAATATTTATAGCTAAAGTTATTACACTAGATATTCCTTATATAACAAGACAAGCAGAGGTAAAAGTATGAAGATGAATCATTATATCATTTATTCGTCAATCAACTGAGATCTTTTTTATCTTGTGCTAGAGGCGATCTTCGATGGATCGCGATACTCTACTCCTAATGGGGGTCATAGTAATCGTCTTGATCGTGCTGGGATCTACGTATACAGTTATGTACAGAGGCGTGGCCCCATCCCTCTTAGGAACGTATACTGAAACTCGGCAACAATCTAAAACTCAAGTAACGCAAACTCAAGCAGCACCCTTCCCCTTCGGAGACAGATTCCTATCGATTAAGGAATTCTCAGTGAACTACGATCTAAAGGTTAATGAGAGTAAGATAGGGGAGCTCTCTGCTTATCTTAAGGGGGATAAGTATAGGTTAGATCTATCGATGGAAAGCATCCAGTATGCAATTATAAGATCCGGGAATTCCAGTGTAGTATGCTCAAAAGCTGCTGGAGAGAATTGGTCGTGCTTACAGAGTGGGTCGATTGAAGAAGCGATTCAATCAACTGGGGAGGAAAACTTGAGGGATCCGGTAGGTGAAGGGAGTAAGCTCCGCTCTCCATCATACAACGGATCTAGGAATTACGCTGGTCAGAAGAGCTACTGTTACTACGCGAGGGAGACTTCGGGTGAGCTAGAAGTCCTGAGGGAGATATGTATAACGGACAAGGGGGTCCCCCTATACTACCTCTACATAGAGAAGACTAATAATATCGTTATTAAGAGGATCGAAGCAATAGCTAAGACGATCTCCCCCTCCGTTCAGGATAATGTGTTCAATCCGCCGGCGGCCCCGTCTTAAGTATATTATTTAAATTTTTAACATAATTTTCCGGAGATCGTATTAATAGAACCCATTGAACGAAATGTTTTTTAATCTATTCATTCGCGAATCCTCAGGTAACCATGCCGGATTACCCGAGCTTCGAGCATGTGTATAATGCTATAATGTCCGAGCTCAGGGGCTTCGTTCAAGGTTCGGAGTGTAACATGAATCTTATAAAGGATCTGATATCGAAACTACCACCTGAAGCGCTCGATCAACTCATCGCTCAACTCAACGAGGACCTGAGATCTTGGTTCGGGATGGGTCTTATCTCAGAGGATAGATTGAGGAGGGGGCTCTCTAAGTTGGAGGAGATAAGGAAGCTATATCCTGCTTCAATTCAAAAATAATTCAAAAAGATCCGAAATTCTATGAAAGGATATCCACTATGGAGAGGCCTCCACCCTCATCACTTATTTATCTCTAACGCTCTATGAAATGCTCCGTGGACTTCAAGCTCATACTAGTAACTGGTGGTGTGATAAGCGGGCTCGGTAAAGGCGTAGTAGCTGCATCAATAGGGAAGATAGTCCAATCTAGGGGCTTATCTGTCTCAATGATAAAGATAGATCCCTACCTGAACCCGGATCCTGGGACATTGAATCCTGTAGAACATGGAGAGGTATTCATAACTGAGGATGTATGGAAATTCTGTGCAGGAGAAGTAGAGTTCAAAATAGCCGAGATAGATGAAGATTTTGGTCATTATGAGAGGTTTCTCGATATAAATATGCACCCATCTAATAACATAACGAGCGGCCAAGTGATGCTGAGCGTGATACTGGGGGAGAGGAGGGGGCACTACCTCGGACAGACGATAAGATTGATCCCCCACGTCACTAACGAGATCAAGAGGAGGATATATAGTGTGGCTGAGAGGGAGAGACCCGATGTACTAATCGTAGAACTCGGTGGGACCGTAGGGGATTATGAGGCCATGGCTTTCGTTGAAGCCCTTAGACAACTCAGATTAGAGCTGGGTAGTGGGAATTCTCTACATGTTCACGTCACATATGTTCCTTTCGTTGAGACAATAGGAGAATTTAAGACGAAGCCAGCCCAACTGTTCTTCAGGGAGATCCTAGCTGCAGGTCTGCCGCCGGATATAGTCATCGCTAGGACCTCATCGCCTCTACCGGAAAACGTGAAGAAGAAGCTGGCTCTCTATGCTAGCGTTCCCCTTAATGCAGTTTTTGACGATCCGAACTTAAGCGTTACTTATGAGTTACCTATATATCTGGAGAATCAAGGATTTGGTAAGATACTCTCTGAGAAGCTCCATATAAATGGCAACTCCGATCTGAGTGAGTGGGAGGAGATAGTGAGGAAATTCAAGGTGGGTATCAGGAAGAGGGTAGCGATGGTCGGGAAATACTGGAGGATGGCGGATGTCTATATCTCTATATTAGAAGCAGTTAAGCATGCCGGAGCTTCTCTGGGAGTCCTTCCGGAGATAATCCCCGTGGATTCTGAGGGTATAGAGAGGGGAAATGAACTGGAGAAAATTGAGGATGCTGACGGGATAATCTTAACACCGGGTTTCGGATCTAGGGGGACTGAGGGGATGATATACGCTGCTTCTTGGGCACTCAAAAACGAGAAGCCCTTCTTGGGCATATGCTTCGGTGCCCAACTAGCGACAGTAGCTTTCGCTAGGGAGGTGATGGGTTGGGAGGGCGCTAACTCCACTGAGATAGATGCGAACACTCCGTGGCCAGTAGTCGATCTCCTCCCGGAGCAGAAGGCAATAAGAGATGTGGGAGGGACGATGAGGCTCGGAGGACATGAAGTCATATTGTTAGGAGGGAAGCTGAGGGCTGCTTACGGGAGAGATAGGATAGTAGAGAGGTTCAGGCATAGATACCACATAATAAAGGAGTACGCTGAGAGGATGGAAGGAGCGGGCTATAGAGTGACTGCAGTAGATCCCTCCGGTGAGATAATAAATGCCTTCGAAGTCGAAGGACACCCATATTTCGTCGGAGTTCAGTTCCATCCGGAGTTCAAATCTAGACCAGGGAGACCTAGTCCGACATATGTCTCCTTCATGGAAGTCGTTAAAGGGATCTGAAGACAGACTTAGCTACACTGATAACTTTCTCTACTTCTTCTTCCGTCATACAATGGTAGAGAGGTAGGTAAAGTATCTCCTCGCAGAGGGCTCTCGCATTCGGAGTATCTCCTGAGATCTCGAAATCCTCAAATAATATGCTGAGGAAATTGTAATATCTATCCTTTAATTTTGAGATAGCTGGTTGTTCCTGCAGAGGCATCGGATAGGCTGCTCTGGCCATAACACCTCTCTCAGCTAAGAGCTTCAATGCTCTATCCCTCTTCCCCCTCACCCTCACTGGGTAGAGGTGCCAGACGGGATCGGCCCATTCAGCGACATACGGTGTTTCGACTAGATCCGATAATTCCTCTGTGTAAATAGATGCTATCTCCTTCCTCCTTCTGTTGAATTCATCTAATCTTTCGAGTTGAACCAATCCTATTGCGGCATTTATCTCCGTCATCCTGTAATTGAATCCTATGAAGTGATGCTCATACTTTGAGACCTGTCCCTGATCCCTTATAGCTTTCGCCCTTAAGTATATTTCCTCATCATCCGTCGTTATCATACCTCCCTCTCCTGTCGTCATGTTCTTAGTTGGATAGAAGCTGAAGGCCCCTACCTCACCTATAGCGCCTACTTTCCGGCCCTTATAGAGGGCTCCATGCGCTTGAGCGCAATCCTCAAGAATTAAGATATCCCTTTCCCCTAGAGCTTCCCTTATAGCATCTAGATCAGCGGGATGCCCATGTATATGGACGGGTACTACTGCCTTAGTCTTCTCAGAGACCTTCCTCTTGACATCATTTGGATCCATCGTACCTGTCTTTGGATCTACATCTACGAAGACAGGCTTAGCTCCCGAGAGTATGACAGTAGATGCCGTCGCGAAAAACGTATAACTTGGAACTATGACTTCATCCCCGGGTCCGATGCCCATCGCGATGAGTGCTACATGTAATGCGGCTGTACCATTAGAAACAGCGACAGCATACTTACTCCCCACATAGGAAGAGAAGGACCTCTCGAATCTCTCAACAAGCTCCCCTTGAGCTAATTTTCCGGATCTTAGGACCTCAGATACACTTAAGATCTCTCTCTCACTTATGCATGGTTTAGATATCGGTATCAATGCGTATCCCCTGGAGCCGCTCCCCCAACTTAATAAAAACCGAGCCGCTCCCCTCTGTCCCCGAGTTCACTGTCCTACCGAGAATTGTTATGATATCGATGCCTCGTAGTGTGGGTAAAATTTATTACACTTGAAGGCTTTATAAAGTTTTGATAATATACTGTATATCCCCAAGAAGGTTATCCTGGAATCGGTAAGCTCAAGAAGTAAGATGTCGCTGAAGCGACGATGGGCGCTGCTATGTTATCCTCAATCCCATAGAGCTCTGCTACTGATGAGAGGGCAGCTAAGATCAATGATTCAAGCAGCCTCCCAGTTATAAGTATTGAGATTATATAGAAAGATAAGAATCCAGAGAGAGTCCCTTCGATTGTTTTATTGCTGAACGGGATAACTCTCCTTCCAAAATTCATCCCGAAAATCGCGGAAATTCCATCAACAAATACTAAAGCTAAGACACCGTAGATCATAGAGGGCCCGAATATGAAGTATGAGGATGCCCCTCCGACGAGTCCTGACATCATACCTAACCATCCGCTTCTCCTCTCATAATCCCTCTCAACCATCCTTATCAATTTCTCAAAAGACTCTATCACGACTTCTAAATGTCTGACTTGGGGGATTTGCATACTTGCTTTGAGCCATTCTGGGAGACCCTTGACTTGAGTTGAATATATTATCCCTCCTATAGCTAGAGCCGCTCCATAGACAGCTCCAGGTTCTATGTAATCCTTCAAGAGCAAAGGGATAGCTAGGAGAAGTGAGAAGACCACATGAATAAGCTTCCTTATAGTCTCCCCGATCATATGATCCCCTGAGAGAGTGAGAGCTCTACTAAAGCTAGTATACGAGGTACCATTATATTTTATCGTTTCTCCCCTCTCTCAATCGTTTAGGATGCGTTTACCCGGGTCCTCGTAATACCGTCTTAAGGAAAAGGACTAAGGATTACCGCCAAACTTCCGGCGAAATTTTCACTTCACTCTCTATACTTCATTCCCCGCTGCACCAGCGACTTCATCATGCGGTGCGGTAAACTTATAGAACATGAGGTACTTGGTATTTAGATGAGTGACCTATTGAACTTACTGAGTGAGATGAGGAGGGGAAAGGAGCCTGACGATAGGGAAGTTATGGGAGCCTTGAAACAACTCCGTGAGAGATTCCCTGAGATATCTCATATAGTACTCTCGGAGGAGAACAGGATACTTCTGAGGAAGATTATAACCAAGGGGATTCTCATCGTGGATGAGGACCTCTTCCTAGCGTGCGAGGAGCATGATTCTTTGAGGAGAGAGGCTTATCAAGCCGTCAGATCTATGAGTATTGAGGAGCTTGAAAGGGCATCCGTGGAGATAATAGCTAAGAACTTAGAGAGAACACTACTAGGCGGCTTCATAATGAAGAGAATAAGTTAGATCGGGGCGGGGGGACTCGAACCCCCGGCCTGCCGGTTTCTGTGGGAGCTGCCGCTGACGGGGCGTCAACAGACGCCCACTACAGCCGGCCGCTCTACCAGGCTGAGCTACGCCCCGTCACACATAATGCTAGCCCAAGTAATATATTAACGTTACTGCCTCCTATTGCGGATTCACACCCCTCTAACTTCGAAGGGTACTCCCATATATTCGGAAACTCTTTTAAATATCTCGAAGTCCTGCTTATTCCTAGTTACCAAGAGGACCTCCTCTATAGAGGATTCCTTTATCTCCTCTAGTATTATCCTAATGGATACTTCCACTGGAACTCCTCCGACCCCAGCTCCCATCGCTGGAAACGCTATACTCCTAACCCCCAGCTCCTCCCCTTTCTTCAGAGCCGCTCTGACAGCTGCTCTTATGTACTCAGGGCTGCTGGAACCTCCCGGGCTCTCTACAGTAGGCGCATGGATCACATACCTCGCTTTTAGCTTCCCAGCGGAGGTCTCTATAGCTTCACCTATTCTTAAGGGAGCCTTCCTCATGGCCTCCCTCTCTATTTCCTCCCCTCCCTTCCTCTTTATAGCTCCAGCAACACCTCCTCCCATCACTAAGAATACATTGGCTGGGTTGACTATAGCGTCCGACTCCACTTCCGTTATATCTCCTAGCACGAGGATCAGCCTCGGCATGATATCCCTCCGCCCCACGAGATGAGATTTTATAATCTTGTCTCATCGGGCCTGAGCATCCTCGGCACACCCTCCTCTATCTTATACTCAGCCCCGCAGTTCTTACAAGAGAGTTTTCCGCTTATTACTTCAAGCTCCATACATTTAACACAATTACTTGGGTCCTCGGGTCGGGAGCCGGTGAAAGCGCACCATATCTCGCACAGAGGTCTCTCGGGTATCGTAGAGAGTCCATTCTCTTTTCTCTCGTTCTCTACTATTAGTTCAAGGGGGAAGCTCAAACATGAGGGACATGCGAGTAGATCTAAGAGCCTCCTCTTCAAGCGATCACCTGAATCTTATATCCTCGATCCATACTTAAGAAGAACTGTCCCTTTCAAGAAGGAATCGCCGAGTTCTCGAGTCTCCGTTCTAATGCTGAAGGAACACTAATAGATAGAGGGGCCACTATGAGTGACTGGAAATTATTTTATCTATCTTCAAAGAGAGATCTAGCTTGGAAGATATGCGGGAGGTCTCTTACTGGATCTAGATAGATCTCCTCTCAGCTGCAAGAAAACCCTAAATATTTTTCAATTCACATTGGGTGAGGAGCGTCATGAGCGGGGACCATAAATTCGAGATACAGATAGTCAAGCAGGATAGGGCTTTGAGAGTCGAAAGAGAGTATAAAGAAAGAATGAAAGAGCTCTATGGAGATAAAATAATTTCCAAATTCTCTAGAGATGTTGTTGAATGTCCCATTCTTGGGAAGACTGTGAGCTTCCTGATATGTATGGGATGCCCCAATTATGTCAGGAGATTCAAAGGTGTGGTCCACTGCAAAGGCGAGCCAATAGCTCCTTCTGGGAGATCATAATTCAGATTTCTCGTATTTTCTCGACTTCCTAGAGATCATGAATGATGTTACCACAGCAGATACTATCGATGCTGATATTCCGAGGATGATGAATATTAGGGCCGATCGATCCTCATACCTACTGACTTCAGCAATAGATTCGTTCGGATATCTCAGTCCCTTGATTAGAGGTCCTGTAGCGTTCTGAGTTGAATAACTCGGGGAGAGTTCAGGGATTTGCTCAGAGTATGTGTTCATGGTGAATAGATACCATGGGAATAGCATGAGAACGCCTATCAAGAGGCCGATTAATGCGCCCTTTACTAATATCTCCTTAGGCGCTGCTGTAACCATCCTGAGGGCCTCGTATATCCTATCCCTCTCCTCACTGGAGGTCATGATGATGAATGCTGAGGAAGCGAGTGTATAGAGGGTTTTCTGCCCCCTCTTACCAGATATTCTCGCTACAGGCCTTATTAGGCCTGCGTTCTGAAGCTTCTCTATGTGGAATATTACTGTAGTTATCGGAAGACCTAGTTCTTTAGCCAGATCGTTGGGGCTCATCAATCTCTCCTTCAAAAGGGCCAAGATCCTCCTACCTATATCGCTAGATATCTCTTGACCCAAGATTTTAAGTCTCTCATCCTCTAATGTGAAGACTTCCCACTCCATTTTCCCTCAGGACTTATGGAAGTTCAGGATTTAAATCATTCTAATAACTTCGAATTACTTCGCACCTTTCGACCACCTTACTATGAGCTCCGATGCCTCGAGCAAATCATGGACTACGTAGTCTGAGAGCCTCACTATCCTCTCAGATTTGGGCCTGAATGCTATCTTCAGGCCTAGATCCATCTCGAATATGGAGAGATCACTATCCCCGTCACCCACGAAAGCCACTCTAGCGAGAGGTATACCATAACCCCTAGCGACTTCCTCTAGGACAACTCCCTTCTCATCAGGCGGAAGATCCTCGATCAATCCTACTACCTCATTTCCCTCTAGAAGGAGCCTGGCGCTCCTGCAGAAGTCCATCCCAAGTCTCTCGCAGACTCTATCCGCGATTACATTCAGACCAGAGCTTATGACTCCGACAATGAAACCAAAACCCTTGAGTATCTTTATAGACTTCTCAGAGTTCTCCACTAATTTTATGGAGTCCACCCTCCTCAGGACTTCCGAGAAATCCTTCTTCCTCCAAGAAGATACGTCTAGCTCTGCCCATCTCCTGTAATCTATCTCCCCCCTCTCATACATCTGCCTATAGATGTAGGCCTCCCTCTCAGTCCCTAAGACCTCATGAACGAACTCCCAAGAGCTTTTTATCTCGATGAGAGTCCCATCCATATCGAAGCAAACCATGTACTTCATCATAGGCTTCTACCCGTCTCGTTATTTAATTAAGATTGCACTCCGATAATATTCCAATATATAGAATACGAGCCCGGGTCAATTTATTTAAAACGCTACTGTGTCGCTGAGTGAGGAGGGTATAAGGTGTATAGCAATCCGAATGATGTGAAATTCATGCAAGTCGGTCAGAGTGATTGGCTCTCTTGGATATTCTTCATAATATTCATTATGATAATGCAGTTTTACGCAAACAGGCTGCAGGCTCAGATATGGATAAGTGAGATAAGCAGAGCTTTATCTAAACTAGAGGAGTATAGCAACGATTCTGCTAGGAAATTCATAGAAGAAGCATCTAAGTATGGGAGATCTCAAGAGGAGGTAAAATCTATTTACAACAAGGTGAAGGGATTCTTCTTAATAGAGCCAGTCACTCTCGACCCATACGGAGCCATAAGGAGGCTTGAGCACCTCTTAAATACTATGAGAGATCACTTGAATGCATTGATGAGGGATATAGCCCCTAATGCAGATAATTGGAAGAGATCTAACTTGAGGGATCAGATGGCTAGCGCACTAACGCTGGACATGATATATAGGATCATAAGGCATTACTTCATCCTCGGGAGGAAGACACAAAACTTGATATACATAGCCCAGATACAGATGCTCCTCCCCGAGATCATGAGGATAGCTAAAGCTTATTGGAAGGCATGCGATGCTTTCAGACTCGGGGTACCGATAGGCGATGGGATAGGTCCCCTAATCGCTTTGAAATTGATGAATGGTGTCGAACCTACAGAGATCGCTGAAAACATAGTGGGGGCTGAAGTAGATATCGAGGGGAGGAGAGTGATGGTGATAAAAGCGAAGGGACCAGGTTCTGAAGTTGGAAGGCCAGGTTTGGCTATAGAGAGGATTGTGGAGAGTAGAGAGGGTAAAGTCTCCCTCATAATAACGATAGATGCCGCTTCTAAGCTAGAGGGAGAGCCCACTGCAGAGATAGCCGAGGGCATAGGAGCAGCTATAGGCGATCCTGGACCTGAGAAGTATAAGATAGAGGAAGTAGCTACGAAATATGCTATACCCTTACACGCGATCGCGATAAAAGAGGATCAGCTCGATGCTATAACTAGCATGAGCGAGGAGATAGCGAGATCCGCTGATGAGGTCATAGGGAGAGTGAGGGCGGCGATAATATCGAAGACACTGCCTGGAGATTATGTGATAGTTGCCGGTATAGGGAACACGATGGGCATAGGGAATAAGATAGGAGGTGCATAAACTATGCCCGAGGAGGAGAAGAAAAAGATACCAATCGGATTTTACCTACTCTGGATAGCTTCACTAACTGGGATATTGATAATATCCTTGGTCTTCCTCTACTTAGGGTTCACAAGCCTCAGCGGAGGTAACATGGGGGAGTCCTTCCTCAATATAGTCATGGGGATCGCAGGTCTCGGGATAGCTGCTAAAGTCGGATACGATATGTTGAGGACGAGGATGTCATTCAAGGAGGAGATATTCGAAGTCCTGAGTGAGTTGATGTGCGAGAGTTGCGGGGAAAAGCTTATAAGAGATTTCAAGGAGGGGGATTACGTTGGCGCGGTTTCAGAAGGGGATAAATGCCCCAAATGCCAGCGACCAGCGTTGATAGTGAGTATATACTCTAGGACACCGAAAGGGAAGGAGAAGAAATATTGAATTCGGTGAAGTTAGTTGAGGGGAACGAAGATACACGTCGTCCCATGCGTAGTTGTATTCAATAGAGAGGGGAAAGTCCTCCTATTGAAGAGAGCTAAGAGCAAGAGGAACGGGGGGAAGTGGGAGATACCCGGGGGCAGTCTGAAGTACGGCGAATCCCCTAGGAAAGGAGC from Candidatus Korarchaeum sp. encodes:
- a CDS encoding DUF1512 domain-containing protein — encoded protein: MYSNPNDVKFMQVGQSDWLSWIFFIIFIMIMQFYANRLQAQIWISEISRALSKLEEYSNDSARKFIEEASKYGRSQEEVKSIYNKVKGFFLIEPVTLDPYGAIRRLEHLLNTMRDHLNALMRDIAPNADNWKRSNLRDQMASALTLDMIYRIIRHYFILGRKTQNLIYIAQIQMLLPEIMRIAKAYWKACDAFRLGVPIGDGIGPLIALKLMNGVEPTEIAENIVGAEVDIEGRRVMVIKAKGPGSEVGRPGLAIERIVESREGKVSLIITIDAASKLEGEPTAEIAEGIGAAIGDPGPEKYKIEEVATKYAIPLHAIAIKEDQLDAITSMSEEIARSADEVIGRVRAAIISKTLPGDYVIVAGIGNTMGIGNKIGGA